Genomic window (Eublepharis macularius isolate TG4126 chromosome 6, MPM_Emac_v1.0, whole genome shotgun sequence):
CTGTTGGAAAAACAGGTGGCAGCGacggccaggggtgccttttaccatCTTCAGCTAGTGAGCCAGCTGCGGTCattcctggggagggaggagatcttgacactgtggtgcatgccatggtaacatctatattagactactgcaatgcactctacatggggctgcccttgaagactgtccagaagctacagaatgctgtggccaaaaTGATGACTGGAGTGAGTCATAGagaacataaataataataataaaatagtaataataatatcaccccagtcttgttccatccacACTGGCTCCCCGTGTCCTTCTGTGCACAATTTTtggtgctggtattgacttttaaagctaAATACGGCTGGGGACCAGAATACCTTAAAGATCGCCTTCATCCATATGAACTTACCTGTCTGCTCCAgttatctttggaggccctgctttgtgtACCCCCACTCTCTGAGACTCGATGGGTGGCAACCATGAAAGTGCCTTCTCGATCCCactgccaaaactttggaactctctccccagagagattcTTCGGTTTCCTTCTGTCATTGCCTtccgccagcaggtgaagacttttttgttctccTCAGTAACTCTTATGGGCCCTCCTCTCtgattttgtttcatttatatgtttatgtgtttttattgaattatttaaatgttttggacaggagaccaccaaggaagactctgcagtggaaggcaatggcaaaccacttctgcttctcacttgctttgaaagccccagcaggggtcgccaccagtcagttgtgacttgacagcactttacatgcatacagatgttttaaatgttttgttatttgctgccttggggactttatttggatagaaaggtggcatataaataaaatagtgcCCATTTCCAAAGAGCAATATTTTGAGTGGCGCCTTTGAACTCTTCTGATTTTGGTGGGGAAGTTACAATCTGTGTAATAGATAACCATTCTTTAAATGTCCAGAGCAAGCTTAGTTCTCCAGGCATTTCGTATTTGACGAGAGGAAAGTGAGCTGAAATTCTGTGCTTTTTTATTGCGTGTACGAAAACAAATGGATTCTTCTCTAACACCCAAATGACTTTATTGTTAGGTTTCATGCGCTAGGTATGCTTGCAAGGGAACAGTGGGAAGTTTAGTAAAATAAAGTGAAAGAGCTGGGGAAAAACTTGAATTATGTTATACAGTGCAGGAGAAGGAAAAATAAATATGGAAAATAACTGGCTGTAGGGGGACGAAAGTTTCTTTAAAGTTAAGTTTGCTTTCCGCTTTGACCCAGGGGGAAATTACTTCTTGGCCCCAAATATCAGTTGCCTGAGGCTCAGTTTGTATGAATTTGTGGGGGCAGAAATGTGATTATTTAGAAAGCTGCGTGGTATTTTACTGTGCATTCAATTATTTTGACCTCTGGTCTTGGTGTTAGGCATTTTATTGGGCCAGGGAAATATCAATTTTTTCCTACCAACTCTGCAACCCAGTGTGTAAGGCTGTGTCCCTTGGTCCACTAAACTCAACTGCCCCCGCCTCACAAAATTCCCCTTGACATATCAAATTGGATTTGAGTCCTGGTACCAGAGTGTGTTTTTCACAACACCATTTTCTTGATGCAAATCCTCTCCTGAACCACCTGTCTGGTCCATGGGCAGGGGAGATGCAGATATAataacacatatacacatatacaggtattttaaagtttcttttaaaactttgtaagattcGATCACAGTTCTTCCATTGTTTGTCTGGTTTGGTCTTGGGAGGCCAAGTCAGAAGTGGATGGTTCCccgttacccaaataggagatcctaattaattgggggaattagtattaaaggagacaagtgagaggggtAATTTGGAATCTTTACCAATGTGTAcggggattgttcccttagagaactctcaaataaagcAGGTGAATGtttaacaggaaaggtttcttttattAAAGGAGGAATAAAGAGCAagtgcacaaaacacacacacaaactcatgCAGGGCTAACTAATAAAATCAGAGAGAAAaggtggaaagcagttttggagaGGGCTATAATTCCCAGTCTTGGAAGAGGAAGGTTGCATGGAGACAGCAGTGAAAATGACCAGCGTTTCATGGTGAGGAGGGCTCAGGCATATCCGTGGGTGCGTGTATGGGtccagaacacagaacacataGCTGGGGAAGCCCGATTATTGTGTAAAACGTACCCTGGGAcaagctgacatctttgccccaaaacaataacttaatggtttgtccagaggtagAACAATAAGTTGGAAAAGGCTAAATATGATTATATGGGATGGAGGAGAGATAAAATtattgcttgatgaccctttaagCACCGGGTGGGGACGCTGCCAGGCTCACAGGTTAGGTAGGTGACGGGAAGCACGGAAAGACATTGATAAGATAACCAGATAAGATAACCAAGAGTTCCTTGGCAGACATCATTGTCTTGTGCTTCTTGGGGGGTGAAGAGGCAGGCAGTCAATGGCCTGGTGGTTTTCCAGTCTCCTGCCCATCTGGCATTttctctgggccaggcagtgttCTGGAGGTTATGGAAAGGGGTGATGAATGATATTCATAACCCCCTTCCAtcagggagccagtttggagtagtgcttaagagcggcaggactctgatctggagagccgggttcgattccccactcctccgcttgtagacagctgggtgaccttgggtcagtcacagctctctcagagctctctcggccccatccacctcacagggtgattgttgttgtggggataataatggcatactttgtaaactgctctgagtgggtgttaagttgtcctgaagggcactatataaattttgttgttgttgttgttgttgctgctgctgctgctgctagtacaaagcctgttgtgggaacgcagcgggctctagaaagctgggtcAGGAGAGGGCTGGCAGGAAGGCAGCCAAGGAGGGCTGACGAGCGGGTGAGGGTCCCTGCCATCCCCCCCCCATGTCACTGGCTGATCAACTGGAGAAGGCGAAGGTGAGGGGCTGGCCTCCTTCTCTCCACCAGCTGGAGAGGGAAAGCGATGGGCTCGCCACCCCCCGTTGCCCACTGATCAGGTGGGCAGGGAGAAGCGGTGGGcttgctgtggggaggggagtcAGGCAGCCTGGCTCTGCACCTGGCAGCCGCCCCATTCGGCCCCAGAGCTGAGTTGGGTACTTGGCACAGCTGGGAGAGcactgctggggggaggggaggcaggaagtctGGCTCTGCACCTGGCAGCCACCCCATTCGGCCTCAGAGCTGAGTTGGGTACTTGGCACAGCTGGGAGAGcactgctggggggaggggaggcaggaagtccGGCTCTGCACCTGGCAGCCGCCCCATTCGGCCCCAGAGCTGAGTTGGGTACTTGGCACAGCTGGGAGAGCactgctgaggggaggggaggcaggaagtccGGCTCTgcacctggcagctgccccattcGGCCCCAGAGCTGAGTTGGGTACTTGGCACAGCTGGGAGAGcactgctggggggaggggaggcaggaagtctGGCTCTGCACCTGGCAGCCGCCCCATTCAGCCCCAGGGCCGATTGGAGTGCCTGGCACGGCAGGGAgagtgctgccagggggtggggggaggcaggtggCAGCCACCTGATTCGGTCCCATTGGGGCCGAATCGGACAGCTGGAGTGACAGGGAGCTCTAAAGGGGAAGACAGGCGGCCTGGTGCTCCTGCGCTGGCCTCCTCAGCAAGCCCTGTTGCTGAGGACTCACCTTGTATTCTTGCTAGGGGTGCGCAAGCGCGTCTGTGCTCTGGGATTGACGTGAGTCATCGGAAACACAGTTTCCCTTTTATAGATATagattgttattattgttattgttattattattattacatgctGAGCATGCACTTCTGCCCCTGAGCTGTGGCAGCTGAGCCCTACACCTGTAATCATGGATAGCTGTAATAATGGACAGAGGATACTCAACCGGAATCTAGGCACATCACTCAAAACCAAAATACTCAGGCCTTACTGAGTTTTAGGTAGGTGGTTGCTTTTATTGCTTACTTTTTCACCTCATGAATGATTTGCTGGCCGGAAAGAAGAATTTGCTGGCCAAACGGTGGACCCTCTGAACCTGGGACACCGGTCTTTTAAGGCTCAGGTCTGGAGGACAGAATCTTACCCTCTCTTGAAGCTGGCCTCTCAAGAGATCAGCTGTTCTGTTTGCCTCCTCTCTCTGATCCTATAACTGCCAAGCCGTGCTTGACGTAACTCCGGAAGAGTAGGGAACAGGTTTTCAAGAAAGGTTCCAAGTCTGCCTCCGGGTTCTCCTTCTTGTATTCATATAACTCTTCAAGGCCAGCCCTGGCAGTCTCTTTGCAGTtgatcttcttgaaaattgaccCCAGAGTGTTTTCGATTTTGCCTTCCGCTGGCAGAGAACACTCTGTGTCCCCATCCACCCCGTTCTGCTTTGCCGAGTGTCCGACAAACTTCCTCAGGTAGGCCTCCAACTCAGACTCGCCTTTGTCTTGTATCAACGAGAGGTGATCCAAAATCTCCTCTCCCTTCAGCTTGCAGAAGGTGTGCAGCAGAGTTTTCAGTGCCCTGAGTGGGATACTACTCTGAGACTGCTTCAGTTTCTCCTCAGGCAAAGCCTTCATGAAGATGTGGATATCCAGAAGGATCTGGTCCAAATTGATGCTACCGATAGTCTGCGGAAGGAGCCTGGAGGTTTTCCATAAACACTTCGCCACGACTTCAGAAAAGGGTAGAGGGCAGGTGCTGGCTGTCAAGCATTCACAAAGAAGGTCCAGCAAAGAGCTGAGAATTCTGGTCTGGTCTGATCTCTCCAGCACCTTGGTCATCAGGAGATTGACAAACTGGGTGACTTCCTGCCCCTCCTGAAGCTCTTCAACCGGAGAATCCAACAGTAAGGTGATGAGGATGTTCATGAGATCCTTCAGCACCCCAGTTGAGGCTTCCTGGGCCAGGCCGTCCACCTGAAAGAGAGAGACCATACTGCAGATGACGCTGCTGTAAAGCTTGGCGACTTCTTCCTTCTCGGTCTCCTCCTCCGCTGTCACATGGAGCCGATGGATGAACTTCAGCTGCCGGAGCGTGGCTATCAAGAATTGGTTGATGTGACCAGACATGGTCCTCACCTTGTCCTCCCGTCTTAGAATCTCTTGGATCTCTGCTAGAGCCTCAGTGCTGGTGCTGATGTTGCCGCTGGCCACATGGCAAATAATCATATTGATGCTACTCCCAGTCTGAGACTCAAGGCTCGTAGCTCTGGGAGCATTGCTACCCAGATTTGGACTCTGGCCCAAGGCCATGCTGCCAGCATTCCCTGTCTCAGTCCTGTCCTGATGGAGAGTTGAATATTCTTCCCCTGTGCGGTTGCTGATTGCATGGCTTCGTCTGCAGCCTTCTAGTCCTGCCCTAGTGCTCATGTTGGAGACCTGAGTGTACACTTTTTCTTCTTTGACTCTCCTCGCCTCTACCTCTCTTACACCGTCCTCCAGCAAGTTCATGTGCTTCTCAGATACACCAGCAATCGCCTTGAAGGCCTCAGACCCGTAGACATCTCTGGCTGTCGCGACGACTCTCAAGGCAGCACTATGGACCGAGTTGTTGGAATCTCCTGTCAAGGCGATGATGGTCTTCAGAGCTTTGCTTGGGCTTGGCTGGCCCACATCTGGGCCATACTCTTTCAGCAGCCACCCCAGCTCTTCCAAGCATCCAACCCGCTGGTTGGGGTTCTTGCCCTTGGCTCCCTCCAGGAGGAAATAGAAAGTCTTGGAGACTGGGTAGATAAGGATTGTCTGCTTCACTATAGCCCGCACCTCTTTGAGGATGGACTCCTTGGTTGCCCCCATTTTCAGCAGGAggtagggcaggaaggaggatgCCTCGTTCTCCATCAACTGGTAGTTCTCCTGGATTAGCAGATCAAAGAGTTTTTTGAGATACTCCAAGCTCTTCATCAGCACCCACGTGTTGGTGTCAAAGAGCCGCAGAGTGAGCCATTTCAGGACGAGGTCCAGGCAGCTGATGACTCCGTCCTTTTCCGTCTCCAAGTGCTTCGTCATCATGGTCAGAGCTTTGATGTGGTGCTGGAAGTTGGAGTGGAAGAGCTCCTCTTGCAGACAGTTGGAGAGGCAGCCACTCATCTGAGCCTTGAGCTGTTCCACATACTTGCTGCTCGGGGtgctgaagttccatctcagcaCCTTCAGGGCCTTCTCGTCCTTCATCCTTTGCTCTTTGGCTTTGGGAACAATAATGAAAATGGGCCCAACCTTGCTGCTGTCTTCCTTCATGCCGTATTTGGTCTTCACGCCTGGCATCTTCTTAGCTTTGGGGACAGTCCCTTCCGGTTTTGTTTTTTTGGCATCCAAGTTCAGCTCGGTGGACCCCACATTTTCTGCAGAAAAGGAGGCCGGGTTGGAGTGTTGGGGAGGAGCCAACTTGGGCCAAGGCTTGCTCCTTGGTAACTCGGAAGGCGAGTTGTCAAGAGGGGTAGTGGGCTTGGCTGGCCACCCAGCTTTGGTGTTCTCCAGCACTAGCAAGACCTGGTCTCTGGAAGCCGGTTTCAGTTTACCAGCCGCTTCAGACATCTTCTCAAAACCGAGGTGGAGCAGGAAGAACGGCAGGGCCTCATGGGCTGCCTTGCACGTCTCCTCTTG
Coding sequences:
- the LOC129331966 gene encoding cytoskeleton-associated protein 5-like — encoded protein: MLDPRNLPEKELSEETCELEAAAVLPASCLQHLDSSDWKERISCMEAFEKAVEKMEENQVPCQALVRLLDKEPGWKETKLQVMQKKLQLVTLIAQKGVFSKTSAQFVLGNLVDKIGDVICGGDTKEALTAVAEACGLPWTAGKVTEVAFSQDSPRTHSETLNWLASAIRDFGFEGMEAEAFIKHMKSALAAAHPDVRASAFNLLGVMYLCVGAPLRAFFEDEKPLLLSQIDAEIEKVKGKSLPPPTRGRCKFCRENGNEQRGGDAQLCTRNSAVDISKRFSTELMHKMQDSGWKVRREGLEELSRILSDVKSIQPSIGDLPAALKICLHDSNKALVKQTLGILQQLARLMGPGIKYHIKTLGIPLIAVFRDSKGSVRAVALKTVEAWAEQTGMKEWLDEEDLSAELKKENFPQRQGILGWLADKLPCPSSASTDLVRCLPHLYSSLEDRQEETCKAAHEALPFFLLHLGFEKMSEAAGKLKPASRDQVLLVLENTKAGWPAKPTTPLDNSPSELPRSKPWPKLAPPQHSNPASFSAENVGSTELNLDAKKTKPEGTVPKAKKMPGVKTKYGMKEDSSKVGPIFIIVPKAKEQRMKDEKALKVLRWNFSTPSSKYVEQLKAQMSGCLSNCLQEELFHSNFQHHIKALTMMTKHLETEKDGVISCLDLVLKWLTLRLFDTNTWVLMKSLEYLKKLFDLLIQENYQLMENEASSFLPYLLLKMGATKESILKEVRAIVKQTILIYPVSKTFYFLLEGAKGKNPNQRVGCLEELGWLLKEYGPDVGQPSPSKALKTIIALTGDSNNSVHSAALRVVATARDVYGSEAFKAIAGVSEKHMNLLEDGVREVEARRVKEEKVYTQVSNMSTRAGLEGCRRSHAISNRTGEEYSTLHQDRTETGNAGSMALGQSPNLGSNAPRATSLESQTGSSINMIICHVASGNISTSTEALAEIQEILRREDKVRTMSGHINQFLIATLRQLKFIHRLHVTAEEETEKEEVAKLYSSVICSMVSLFQVDGLAQEASTGVLKDLMNILITLLLDSPVEELQEGQEVTQFVNLLMTKVLERSDQTRILSSLLDLLCECLTASTCPLPFSEVVAKCLWKTSRLLPQTIGSINLDQILLDIHIFMKALPEEKLKQSQSSIPLRALKTLLHTFCKLKGEEILDHLSLIQDKGESELEAYLRKFVGHSAKQNGVDGDTECSLPAEGKIENTLGSIFKKINCKETARAGLEELYEYKKENPEADLEPFLKTCSLLFRSYVKHGLAVIGSERGGKQNS